In Serratia marcescens subsp. marcescens ATCC 13880, a single genomic region encodes these proteins:
- a CDS encoding alpha/beta hydrolase family protein: MQHALTDRGCGVAHYAWHSVLGDVSASLWYPAFSGTGKAVHYLRVLQAQAEEGAIPCGARWPLVIMSHGAGGSRFDQYYLAECLAARGFAVLTVDHRDIQDGQQRWRNLLTRPLRLVLAQQALRQEGLAENIDFSRPLLIGHSAGAYDVLVKCGCVPRFELEEEFSTVLTELGAFDVSACRLPSPLGVVLMAPALSNLFPEASLSSLDIPALILSADQDSVRMLGTPADYAARLPTVIHHTLSGAGHYAFVHESPPILRALNPVVSGGDVRPRKQLHEEIISHLTAFCDRLCHGEPTFTQGAAHYV, translated from the coding sequence TGCGGTGTGGCGCATTATGCCTGGCATTCGGTTCTGGGGGACGTATCCGCCAGTCTGTGGTACCCGGCATTCAGCGGAACCGGCAAAGCGGTACATTACCTTCGGGTCCTGCAAGCTCAGGCTGAGGAGGGGGCGATCCCCTGCGGCGCGCGCTGGCCGCTGGTCATCATGTCGCATGGCGCGGGTGGTTCGCGGTTTGATCAATATTATCTCGCGGAATGCCTGGCGGCACGGGGATTTGCCGTGTTGACCGTCGATCATCGCGATATTCAGGACGGGCAACAACGCTGGCGCAATTTACTGACGCGCCCACTGCGTCTGGTTCTCGCTCAACAGGCATTGCGGCAGGAAGGGCTGGCGGAAAATATCGACTTTTCACGCCCGTTATTAATCGGTCACTCAGCGGGCGCATACGATGTGTTGGTGAAGTGTGGCTGTGTGCCACGTTTCGAACTGGAAGAAGAATTCAGCACCGTGCTGACGGAGCTGGGTGCTTTTGACGTCAGCGCCTGCCGCCTGCCTTCGCCGCTTGGCGTCGTGTTAATGGCGCCTGCACTCTCGAACCTGTTTCCGGAAGCATCATTGTCTTCACTGGACATCCCAGCACTGATCCTTTCCGCAGATCAGGATTCCGTGCGCATGCTGGGTACGCCGGCGGATTATGCGGCGCGTCTGCCGACTGTCATCCACCACACTCTGTCCGGTGCCGGCCACTATGCGTTTGTTCACGAGAGTCCTCCGATACTCAGGGCGCTGAACCCTGTGGTGAGCGGTGGCGACGTGCGGCCACGCAAACAACTGCATGAAGAGATCATCAGCCATTTAACGGCTTTCTGCGATCGGTTATGCCATGGAGAGCCAACATTTACCCAGGGAGCAGCACACTATGTTTGA
- a CDS encoding transglutaminase-like domain-containing protein, whose translation MFDPVSHYRQHTAVTQPGRFVAALDALPDDVDGLIGAVQNLLVHYQTDKAKLSPEIIATRSAEVDLRWAEAMLNRLIQLQDGNLLSPREPAKRLLCTCRDFAVLLCAFMRQKQIPARVRYGFAHDQYKPERPMHDHVLVEYWDGQHWRYAESRLHVLPEPLLNIEQKHFPRDLFLSGGEIWRQIRAGILSERAFSGYHFNDDYGQWTVRNLFLLDMTSLCGYEPLMWDAWGVLLEEKPGARVTHVEQLELLDSLAQLNVCDASDCASLRTALLSCSELCCQHDVHSFSPVKGAYRVSIHEIGEEACVR comes from the coding sequence ATGTTTGACCCAGTCAGTCATTACCGACAGCACACTGCCGTGACCCAGCCGGGGCGTTTTGTCGCTGCGCTGGATGCTTTACCTGACGATGTGGATGGATTGATTGGCGCGGTGCAGAATCTGCTGGTTCATTACCAGACAGATAAAGCGAAACTCTCGCCAGAGATTATCGCTACCCGCAGCGCTGAAGTGGATTTACGCTGGGCAGAGGCAATGCTTAACCGACTGATACAATTACAGGATGGAAACCTGCTTTCACCTCGTGAACCCGCGAAACGGCTGCTGTGCACCTGCCGCGATTTTGCCGTGTTGTTGTGTGCCTTTATGCGCCAAAAGCAGATACCGGCCCGTGTTCGCTATGGCTTCGCGCACGATCAATACAAGCCTGAACGGCCAATGCATGATCATGTGCTGGTGGAATACTGGGATGGACAGCACTGGCGTTATGCCGAAAGTCGTCTGCATGTGCTGCCGGAACCCTTACTGAATATTGAGCAGAAACATTTTCCGCGCGACCTGTTCCTTAGCGGCGGAGAAATATGGCGACAGATCCGGGCCGGCATCCTCAGTGAACGTGCTTTTAGTGGTTACCACTTTAACGACGACTATGGACAGTGGACCGTACGTAACCTGTTTCTGCTCGATATGACTTCATTATGCGGCTACGAGCCCCTGATGTGGGATGCATGGGGCGTATTACTGGAAGAAAAGCCTGGTGCACGGGTTACACACGTTGAGCAGCTGGAGCTGCTCGACAGTCTGGCGCAGCTTAATGTGTGTGATGCATCAGACTGTGCGTCACTGCGTACCGCGTTGTTGTCGTGCTCTGAACTCTGCTGTCAGCACGATGTTCACAGCTTCAGCCCGGTGAAAGGGGCTTACCGCGTCAGTATCCATGAAATCGGGGAGGAGGCATGCGTCCGATGA
- a CDS encoding ketoacyl-ACP synthase III family protein, whose product MRPMIMEGLASYLPATTLVLERDYERLGISQNQARVFSRMYELPNCPVEEGDELSMLVQTCESLLADAPQLRQQIDVVIYAHTGAVSGVWGQSIVTQLVRTLGLKYAQPLATCSNNCVAIFSALDLARHHLQSAGSDAKALIVVGEIADNVELRVVANVAIVGDGASAGIFSLSGCGPKMQAHAIHNWPGYAHGIWLPTNSDCYKDFELHYQPRLKAVIDDVLRKADTALDQISWIVPHNVNIWMWRKAAAYLDFPLEKIFLSNIRRTAHCLGADMFINFHSLQESAEFSAGDKVLMVSAGVGGVFGAALFQY is encoded by the coding sequence ATGCGTCCGATGATCATGGAGGGACTGGCCAGCTATCTGCCCGCTACGACGCTGGTGCTTGAGCGCGATTATGAGCGCCTTGGCATTTCGCAGAATCAGGCGCGGGTGTTCAGCCGCATGTATGAACTGCCCAACTGTCCGGTGGAAGAAGGGGATGAACTTAGCATGCTGGTGCAAACCTGCGAGAGTCTGCTGGCAGATGCTCCCCAGTTGCGTCAGCAAATTGACGTTGTGATATATGCTCATACCGGAGCCGTTAGCGGTGTATGGGGGCAGAGCATCGTGACGCAGCTGGTGCGAACCCTGGGGCTGAAGTATGCACAGCCGCTGGCGACCTGCAGTAATAACTGCGTAGCGATCTTTTCTGCTCTGGATTTGGCGAGACATCATCTGCAAAGCGCAGGCTCTGACGCAAAAGCGCTGATTGTGGTGGGAGAAATTGCTGACAATGTTGAATTACGTGTTGTGGCAAATGTGGCGATTGTTGGCGATGGTGCCAGCGCCGGTATTTTCTCATTGTCAGGTTGCGGCCCGAAAATGCAGGCTCATGCGATTCACAACTGGCCAGGCTATGCCCATGGTATCTGGCTGCCGACCAATTCTGACTGCTACAAAGATTTCGAGCTGCACTATCAGCCTCGCCTGAAAGCGGTAATCGATGATGTATTGCGGAAGGCGGACACGGCACTGGACCAGATCAGCTGGATTGTTCCCCACAACGTTAATATATGGATGTGGCGCAAGGCGGCAGCATACCTTGATTTTCCGCTGGAAAAAATATTCCTGAGTAATATTCGCCGAACCGCTCACTGTTTGGGCGCAGACATGTTTATCAATTTTCACTCCCTGCAGGAGAGTGCCGAATTTTCTGCTGGCGACAAAGTGTTGATGGTTTCGGCCGGCGTTGGTGGAGTATTTGGTGCGGCACTTTTTCAGTATTAA
- a CDS encoding pyridoxal-dependent decarboxylase, exosortase A system-associated: MMTQNHSDTSSSLSRKMAEKFTIENDCLTIGGIPLPRLAQQIGQTPFFAYSRELIDRQVQLLRTHIPEKISIHYAIKANPFVPVIHHLSRLVEGFDVASANEMALALNSGVSPEDISFAGPGKTVEELQRAVAAQVLLNVESITELQRIKDIAVEYGIAARISLRINPDYNLNSSGMKMGGGPRQFGMDVSYVQDAMMLIRDNPGQLHFEGFQIFPGSQNLRADFLIEAQSKALDLVIELAKIAPGPVRRFNLGGGFGVPYFQGDKELDVASVGEAMHALVAKAEQHLPEAEIILELGRFLVAPAGIYVAKIIDRKVSHDVTYLVADGGMNHHLAASGNLGQLIRRNYPAVIGNRVQGEQREVANVVGPLCTPLDILLNQGDVAVAGPGDYIVVFQSGAYGLTASPNGFLSQKNAAEVLV, translated from the coding sequence ATGATGACTCAGAACCATAGCGATACCTCTTCAAGTCTTTCCCGGAAAATGGCAGAGAAATTTACTATTGAGAATGACTGCCTGACCATTGGTGGCATCCCTCTTCCCCGGCTGGCACAACAAATTGGGCAAACGCCTTTTTTTGCCTACTCTCGTGAGCTTATAGATCGTCAGGTACAGTTATTAAGAACACATATTCCGGAAAAGATTAGTATTCACTATGCTATTAAAGCTAACCCGTTTGTCCCTGTCATTCATCATTTGTCACGATTGGTTGAAGGGTTTGATGTTGCATCGGCTAATGAAATGGCGCTGGCGTTGAACAGCGGTGTTTCGCCCGAAGATATCAGTTTTGCCGGGCCAGGGAAGACGGTGGAAGAGTTGCAACGAGCAGTGGCCGCTCAGGTGTTACTGAATGTCGAATCAATCACCGAGCTGCAGCGGATCAAAGATATTGCAGTGGAATACGGTATCGCCGCGCGTATCTCACTCCGTATTAATCCTGATTACAATCTCAATTCATCTGGCATGAAAATGGGGGGAGGGCCGCGGCAGTTTGGCATGGATGTTTCTTATGTACAGGATGCCATGATGCTGATCCGCGACAATCCAGGGCAGCTGCATTTCGAAGGTTTTCAGATTTTCCCAGGCTCGCAGAACTTACGCGCTGACTTCCTGATTGAAGCACAGAGCAAGGCGCTGGATCTGGTGATTGAACTGGCGAAAATTGCGCCCGGGCCGGTACGGCGCTTTAATCTTGGTGGCGGATTTGGTGTTCCTTATTTTCAGGGCGACAAAGAGCTGGATGTGGCATCCGTAGGGGAGGCCATGCATGCCCTGGTCGCTAAAGCAGAGCAGCACCTGCCCGAGGCCGAGATCATTCTGGAGCTTGGACGCTTTCTCGTTGCGCCAGCGGGGATCTATGTTGCGAAAATCATTGACCGCAAGGTATCGCATGACGTGACTTATCTGGTCGCAGATGGCGGGATGAACCATCATCTTGCTGCTTCAGGCAACTTAGGTCAGCTTATCCGTCGCAACTATCCAGCCGTCATCGGTAACAGAGTGCAGGGCGAACAACGCGAGGTGGCCAACGTAGTGGGCCCGCTGTGCACACCGCTGGATATTTTGTTGAACCAGGGGGATGTCGCTGTAGCAGGACCGGGGGATTATATTGTTGTTTTCCAGTCAGGCGCTTATGGTCTGACTGCCAGTCCGAACGGTTTTCTTAGCCAGAAAAACGCGGCAGAAGTGTTAGTCTGA
- a CDS encoding alpha/beta hydrolase family protein: MSQLLSGAIKFIRHTALYALCSGFTFFAWAQPADEAGFRRLAVIDPVAKKPMEAVWFYPGNMSGNTMSNFGPYHVSARNAVKMAPGRYPLIVISHGNAGSLWSHHDLATSLARQGNIVITLSHPGDNYKDQSGAGAASTLYGRPLQISAAITAALSTPDIRQHVDADKIAFIGFSSGGETGLLLAGGRIDPSRYVSYCENHQAEALCLAKGHIKNDGPALAPESDPRIKAWVLMAPVSAPFAPESLKIFTKPTLIFTGDKDEELSWRENAGELAKILPVKPQLKVISGAGHFAFLAPCSTELRTATPLLCEDPPGIDRVALHSMIENDITRFLTGVWQKSKGGA; encoded by the coding sequence ATGAGTCAGTTACTCAGCGGTGCAATTAAGTTTATTCGCCATACCGCGCTTTATGCCCTCTGTTCGGGCTTTACATTTTTCGCCTGGGCCCAGCCCGCTGATGAGGCGGGTTTTCGCAGGCTGGCAGTCATTGACCCTGTCGCGAAGAAACCAATGGAAGCGGTCTGGTTCTATCCCGGGAATATGAGCGGGAATACGATGAGCAACTTTGGCCCCTACCATGTGTCGGCACGCAACGCAGTGAAAATGGCACCCGGGCGCTATCCCCTGATTGTAATTTCACACGGCAACGCAGGAAGTTTGTGGAGCCATCATGATCTGGCAACCTCGCTTGCCCGTCAGGGCAATATCGTGATCACCCTGAGTCACCCCGGCGATAATTACAAAGATCAGTCAGGCGCGGGTGCGGCGAGCACCCTGTACGGCCGCCCTCTGCAAATCTCCGCTGCGATTACGGCAGCGCTGAGTACCCCGGATATACGCCAGCATGTTGACGCCGACAAAATTGCTTTTATCGGTTTCTCATCCGGTGGTGAAACGGGATTACTACTGGCAGGTGGCAGGATTGATCCATCACGCTACGTTAGCTACTGTGAAAATCATCAGGCAGAAGCCCTGTGTCTGGCAAAAGGGCATATTAAAAACGATGGTCCCGCTCTCGCACCTGAATCGGACCCGCGCATTAAAGCCTGGGTTCTGATGGCGCCAGTGAGTGCACCTTTCGCCCCTGAGTCCCTTAAAATCTTCACCAAACCGACGCTAATCTTCACTGGTGATAAGGATGAAGAGCTCTCCTGGCGCGAGAACGCCGGCGAGCTGGCAAAAATTCTGCCCGTCAAACCACAACTGAAAGTCATTTCTGGCGCCGGGCATTTTGCCTTCCTTGCCCCCTGCTCGACAGAATTGCGGACTGCCACGCCACTGTTGTGTGAAGATCCACCGGGGATCGATCGAGTGGCTCTGCACAGCATGATTGAGAATGATATCACCCGTTTCCTTACCGGAGTCTGGCAAAAAAGTAAAGGGGGCGCTTAA
- the bhsA gene encoding multiple stress resistance protein BhsA, translating into MKNLKMTIAAIALASVSFGSFAADLVNAQPADLQKAGVVTVSGASDLSSLENKLAAKADAAGAKSFQIIATTGDNKLHGTAIIYN; encoded by the coding sequence ATGAAAAACCTGAAAATGACCATCGCAGCCATCGCACTGGCCTCCGTCTCCTTCGGCAGCTTCGCCGCCGATCTGGTTAACGCGCAACCCGCCGACCTGCAAAAAGCCGGCGTCGTCACCGTCAGCGGCGCGTCCGACCTGAGCAGCCTGGAAAACAAACTGGCGGCCAAAGCCGACGCGGCGGGCGCCAAATCTTTCCAGATCATCGCCACCACCGGTGACAACAAACTGCACGGCACCGCGATCATCTACAATTAA
- the bhsA gene encoding multiple stress resistance protein BhsA yields MKNLKLTLAALTLASVSFGSFAADLVQNQPADQQKVGVITVSGASDLTSLENSLAAKADQAGAKSFRIIGAGGNNQLHGTAEIYQ; encoded by the coding sequence ATGAAAAACTTAAAATTAACCTTAGCAGCCCTCACTCTGGCCAGCGTTTCCTTCGGCAGCTTCGCCGCTGATTTGGTTCAGAACCAACCGGCTGACCAGCAGAAAGTGGGCGTTATCACCGTCAGCGGCGCATCCGATCTGACCTCGCTGGAAAACAGCCTGGCCGCCAAAGCCGATCAGGCCGGTGCAAAATCCTTCCGCATTATCGGCGCCGGCGGTAACAACCAGCTGCATGGCACTGCAGAAATCTATCAATAA
- a CDS encoding TetR/AcrR family transcriptional regulator, with translation MSINEAVCGKKSRGRPKQFDRDRALESALDLFWRHGYEATSLADLVEVTGAKAPTLYAEFGNKEGMFRAAVERYLQKYTTCTNQLLEQALPVAEIVEAYVRSSVEVFTDPDTPSGCFMVCASAALSSASDDVAQMLRKKHHAQEAALKACFDRKVQQGELLAKTDTALLAKYVICTIEGMSVQAREGASRGDLLRLLEALMLVWPRLSQIGNKV, from the coding sequence ATGAGCATCAATGAAGCGGTCTGCGGCAAGAAAAGCCGCGGCAGACCGAAACAATTTGATCGCGATCGGGCGCTGGAAAGCGCGCTCGATCTGTTCTGGCGGCACGGTTATGAAGCCACCTCGCTGGCCGATCTGGTGGAAGTGACCGGCGCCAAGGCGCCGACGCTGTATGCGGAATTCGGCAACAAAGAAGGGATGTTCCGCGCGGCGGTGGAACGCTATTTGCAAAAATACACCACCTGCACCAACCAACTGTTGGAACAGGCGTTGCCGGTGGCCGAGATCGTCGAGGCCTACGTGCGTTCTTCCGTCGAAGTGTTTACCGACCCCGATACGCCGTCAGGTTGTTTTATGGTGTGCGCCTCCGCCGCGCTGTCGTCTGCGTCCGACGACGTCGCCCAGATGCTGCGCAAAAAACATCATGCCCAGGAAGCGGCGCTGAAAGCCTGCTTCGATCGCAAGGTGCAGCAGGGTGAACTGCTGGCGAAGACCGACACCGCGCTGCTGGCGAAGTACGTCATTTGCACCATTGAAGGCATGTCGGTGCAGGCGCGCGAAGGGGCAAGCCGCGGCGATCTGCTGCGGTTGCTGGAGGCGTTGATGCTGGTGTGGCCGCGGCTCAGCCAGATTGGCAATAAGGTGTGA
- a CDS encoding MetQ/NlpA family ABC transporter substrate-binding protein → MKKHLLMLAFASVATLASYGAAAATKLVVGASNVPHAEILEQAKPILAKEGIDLQIKRFQDYILPNTALASHDIDANYFQHVPYLNSVLKDHADDKSYDFVSAGAIHIEPIGIYSKKYKSLKDLPENGKIIMRDAVAEEGRILSIFEREGVIKLKPGVSKVDARITDVVENPKHLKFQANVEGALLPQMYNNNEGDAVVINANYAIDAGLNPTKDPIAVESGENNPYANIITVHKADVNKPEIVALVKVLHSKPIQDFIREKYQGAVIPVNQ, encoded by the coding sequence ATGAAAAAGCACCTACTGATGTTGGCTTTCGCCTCTGTCGCCACCCTCGCCTCTTACGGCGCCGCCGCGGCGACCAAGCTGGTGGTCGGCGCCTCCAACGTGCCACACGCCGAGATCCTCGAACAGGCCAAACCGATACTGGCGAAGGAAGGCATCGATCTGCAGATCAAGCGCTTCCAGGACTACATTCTGCCGAACACCGCCTTGGCCAGCCACGACATCGACGCCAACTACTTCCAGCACGTGCCTTACCTGAACTCGGTGCTGAAAGACCACGCCGACGACAAGAGCTACGACTTCGTCAGCGCCGGCGCGATCCATATTGAGCCTATCGGCATCTACTCGAAGAAGTACAAGAGCCTGAAAGATCTGCCGGAAAACGGCAAAATCATCATGCGCGACGCGGTGGCGGAAGAAGGCCGCATTCTGTCTATTTTTGAACGGGAAGGCGTGATCAAGCTGAAGCCGGGGGTGAGCAAAGTGGACGCGCGCATCACCGACGTGGTGGAAAACCCGAAACACCTGAAGTTCCAGGCCAACGTTGAAGGCGCGCTGCTGCCGCAGATGTATAACAACAACGAAGGCGACGCGGTGGTGATCAACGCCAACTACGCCATCGACGCCGGGCTGAATCCGACCAAGGATCCGATCGCGGTCGAAAGCGGCGAAAACAACCCGTACGCCAACATCATCACCGTGCACAAAGCCGACGTGAACAAGCCGGAGATCGTGGCGCTGGTCAAAGTGCTGCACTCCAAACCGATTCAGGACTTTATCCGCGAGAAGTACCAGGGCGCGGTGATCCCGGTCAATCAGTAA
- a CDS encoding methionine ABC transporter permease, translated as MIESLFPHLRLDQLWDATWETLYMTGIAGLATLVLGIVLGVLLFLTSKGQLLQNRAVYSLISVLVNVFRSIPFIILIVLLIPFTKSLIGTILGADAALPALIVGAAPFYARLVEIALREVDKGVIEAARSMGAKNRTLIFRVLLPESSPALVSGITVTLIALVSYTAMAGVIGAGGLGNLAYLEGFQRNHSDVTLVATLTILLIVFVIQFIGDTLTRTLDKR; from the coding sequence ATGATTGAATCCCTGTTCCCCCACCTGCGTCTGGACCAACTGTGGGACGCCACCTGGGAAACGCTATACATGACCGGCATCGCCGGTTTGGCCACGCTGGTGCTGGGCATCGTGCTCGGCGTGCTGCTGTTTTTAACCTCGAAGGGCCAGCTGTTGCAGAACCGGGCGGTCTACTCGCTGATCTCCGTGTTGGTCAACGTCTTCCGCTCTATCCCGTTCATCATTCTGATCGTGCTGCTGATCCCATTCACCAAGTCGCTGATCGGCACCATTCTCGGCGCGGACGCGGCCCTGCCGGCGCTGATCGTCGGCGCGGCGCCGTTCTACGCCCGGCTGGTGGAGATCGCGCTGCGCGAGGTCGACAAAGGAGTGATCGAAGCGGCGCGCTCGATGGGCGCCAAAAACCGCACCCTGATTTTCCGCGTATTGCTGCCGGAAAGCTCGCCGGCGCTGGTTTCCGGCATCACCGTCACCCTGATCGCGCTGGTGAGCTACACCGCGATGGCCGGGGTGATCGGCGCCGGCGGCCTGGGCAATCTGGCCTATCTGGAAGGCTTCCAACGCAACCACAGTGACGTGACGCTGGTGGCGACGCTGACGATCCTGCTGATCGTTTTCGTCATTCAGTTCATTGGCGACACCCTGACAAGAACGCTCGATAAACGTTAA
- a CDS encoding methionine ABC transporter ATP-binding protein, which produces MIVLSNVCKTFDSTQGRVVAVDNVSLAVEAGQIYGIIGYSGAGKSTLIRLLNGLETPTSGRIDVGGFDIARAKGSHLRQARLKISMVFQHFNLLWSRTVSQNIAFSMQIAGVPKAQIAPRVAELIALVGLQGRENAYPSQLSGGQKQRVGIARALANNPSVLLCDEATSALDPQTTDAILDLLLDINRQLKLTIVLITHEMHVVRKICHRVAVMENGRIVEEGPVLDVFTRPQQPITRQFVKQVSQYADTEESFNPQLTAHLPGAIFKLTFVGVQTHQAVISEVIRRYALTVNILHGKISHTLNGSFGELYIHAEGNEQQVADMLNLLHERDIAVEVIQHD; this is translated from the coding sequence ATGATCGTTCTTTCGAACGTTTGCAAAACTTTTGACAGCACACAGGGCCGCGTCGTGGCGGTAGACAACGTCAGCCTGGCGGTAGAGGCCGGGCAAATTTACGGCATCATCGGCTACAGCGGCGCCGGCAAAAGCACCCTCATCCGCCTGCTCAACGGTCTGGAAACGCCCACCAGCGGCCGCATTGACGTGGGCGGTTTTGATATCGCCCGCGCCAAAGGCAGCCATCTGCGCCAGGCGCGCCTGAAAATCAGCATGGTGTTTCAGCACTTCAACCTGCTGTGGTCGCGCACCGTCAGCCAGAACATCGCGTTTTCCATGCAGATCGCCGGCGTGCCCAAGGCGCAGATTGCGCCGCGCGTGGCGGAACTGATCGCGCTGGTCGGCCTGCAGGGGCGCGAAAACGCCTACCCGTCGCAGCTCAGCGGCGGCCAAAAGCAGCGCGTCGGCATCGCCCGCGCGCTGGCCAATAACCCGAGCGTGCTGCTGTGCGACGAGGCCACCTCGGCGCTCGATCCGCAGACCACCGACGCCATTCTCGACCTGCTGTTGGACATCAACCGTCAGCTGAAATTGACCATCGTGCTAATCACCCACGAGATGCACGTGGTGCGCAAAATCTGCCACCGCGTGGCGGTGATGGAAAACGGCCGCATCGTCGAAGAAGGCCCGGTGCTTGACGTGTTCACCCGGCCGCAGCAGCCGATCACCCGACAGTTCGTCAAACAGGTGTCGCAGTATGCGGACACCGAAGAGAGCTTCAACCCGCAGCTCACCGCCCACCTGCCGGGGGCGATTTTCAAGCTGACCTTCGTCGGCGTGCAAACCCATCAGGCGGTGATCTCTGAAGTGATCCGGCGCTACGCCCTGACCGTCAACATTCTGCACGGCAAGATCAGCCACACCCTCAACGGTTCGTTCGGCGAACTGTACATCCACGCCGAAGGCAATGAACAACAAGTCGCCGACATGCTCAACCTGCTGCACGAAAGAGACATCGCCGTCGAGGTTATCCAACATGATTGA
- a CDS encoding acetyltransferase yields MITIRARVAEDNAQLADIWLRSVRATHHFLTEDNIAQLFPLVLNDYLPAVNVWVAEERPGHPCGFIGLNGNKVEMLFIDADQRGKGVGKALLTHAETLHDELQLDVNEQNPQASGFYRHYGFVITGRSPLDGQGNPFPLLHMKLEKR; encoded by the coding sequence ATGATTACCATCAGAGCACGCGTGGCGGAAGACAACGCGCAATTGGCAGATATCTGGCTGCGTTCGGTGCGCGCCACCCACCATTTTTTAACCGAAGACAACATCGCGCAGCTGTTCCCGCTGGTGCTGAACGACTACCTGCCGGCGGTCAACGTTTGGGTGGCCGAAGAACGCCCGGGGCATCCCTGCGGCTTTATCGGCCTGAACGGCAACAAGGTGGAGATGTTGTTTATCGACGCCGATCAGCGCGGCAAAGGGGTGGGCAAAGCGCTGCTGACCCACGCGGAAACGCTGCACGATGAGCTGCAGCTGGACGTGAACGAGCAAAATCCGCAGGCCAGCGGCTTCTACCGCCACTACGGGTTTGTCATCACCGGCCGCTCGCCGCTCGACGGCCAGGGCAACCCGTTCCCGCTGCTGCACATGAAGCTGGAAAAACGCTAG
- a CDS encoding oxygenase MpaB family protein: MEAVRAAIEKQVLSLTGLALGGVDFENPPGDPGLFGPQSVIWQVHRDFTPMLCGGVSALLLQMLHPLALAGVWDHSNFRDDMIGRLRRTSQFVSVTTFGPTAEAERLIAKVKAIHLRVTGVGGDGTPYAASDPALLTWVHVAESSRFLASHLRYRNPHLSRDLQDQYYREAARVAAALGATAIPQSCAEVEEYLQAMRPQLVCDERTQEVARILLKAPAPSALARPLGGVVMQAGIDLLPDWAQRQFGFHPGALRRRLVRTGAAGLGKVLGASMRNGSYQRAVRRITRPS; the protein is encoded by the coding sequence ATGGAAGCGGTACGCGCAGCGATAGAGAAACAGGTGCTCAGCCTGACCGGGCTGGCGCTCGGCGGCGTCGATTTTGAGAATCCGCCCGGCGATCCGGGGCTGTTCGGCCCGCAGTCTGTCATCTGGCAGGTACATCGCGATTTCACGCCGATGCTGTGCGGCGGCGTCAGCGCCTTGCTGCTGCAAATGCTGCACCCGCTGGCGCTGGCCGGCGTATGGGATCACTCCAATTTTCGCGACGATATGATCGGCCGCCTGCGCCGCACCAGCCAGTTCGTGTCGGTCACCACTTTCGGCCCGACCGCCGAGGCGGAGCGGCTGATCGCCAAAGTCAAAGCCATCCATCTGCGGGTAACCGGCGTCGGCGGCGACGGCACGCCTTATGCCGCCAGCGATCCGGCGCTGCTGACCTGGGTGCACGTGGCGGAGAGCAGCCGCTTTCTGGCCAGCCACCTGCGCTACCGTAACCCCCATCTTTCCCGCGATTTGCAGGATCAATACTATCGTGAAGCGGCGCGCGTGGCCGCCGCGCTGGGAGCCACTGCAATACCTCAGTCCTGCGCGGAGGTCGAAGAATACCTGCAGGCGATGCGGCCGCAGCTGGTGTGCGATGAACGCACCCAAGAGGTGGCGCGCATTCTGCTGAAGGCGCCGGCGCCGAGCGCGTTGGCGCGCCCGCTCGGCGGGGTGGTGATGCAGGCGGGCATCGATCTGTTGCCCGACTGGGCGCAGCGGCAGTTCGGTTTTCATCCGGGCGCGCTGCGGCGGCGGCTGGTGCGAACGGGCGCCGCCGGTTTGGGCAAGGTGCTGGGCGCGTCGATGCGCAACGGTTCCTATCAGCGCGCGGTGCGGCGCATCACTCGGCCGTCATGA